GGTCGAGCGCAACACGACCGACAGTTTCCCCATCGGCGCTCAACACTAACGCGGGCGCATCGGTATCAAGCGTAACATCGAGGTCGTCGTCGGATTCGCTGTCAGTCACGCCGAGGAGATCAGCGATGACGATCCGCTCGTTGTGGCTGCATTCCCGTGTCTCAACGTGAACCGATTCTGTGTCTCCCTGCTGGCTGTTCGACTCTCCGGTCCGGGAGTGATCTGATGCAGACCGATGGGGAGATTCAGCTGTTCGATCATCCGACCCGAGACCGATGGAAACCTCGTAGTCATAATCGATTTGGGAACTCCCCTGATCGATCTGACCTGATCCCCGTCGATGACCGCCTTCTTCAGATTCGATTTCGGCGAGCGATGCCACGATGGCTCG
This genomic stretch from Halogeometricum borinquense DSM 11551 harbors:
- the gvpH gene encoding gas vesicle protein GvpH yields the protein MSPNSNDAGDPSDKSPDKRPDSPSGLLEQLRAIVASLAEIESEEGGHRRGSGQIDQGSSQIDYDYEVSIGLGSDDRTAESPHRSASDHSRTGESNSQQGDTESVHVETRECSHNERIVIADLLGVTDSESDDDLDVTLDTDAPALVLSADGETVGRVALDHPDMTITDVELNNQILEIRLVRRNESTEGASE